One Chroicocephalus ridibundus chromosome 22, bChrRid1.1, whole genome shotgun sequence DNA window includes the following coding sequences:
- the LOC134526485 gene encoding uncharacterized protein LOC134526485, whose protein sequence is MAPVSLPGAATLFPLPGQQQPFPAAWAPPVRAAPQAPPPGLHRAPCGFNINWTVTNVPAPATATLGHDAAAPSGAALWGPGGWGTLPAWAAPGTPQGQPTPPQLTQHPAYGHQGTAVPAAPPLLFNSIPGRQHLEATSTGAPPASCVPTGTYFPPSPAAAPHNEAPGHLDANIDVTEDTLLQEPLWLFFSSLDTVEVSQDPDTTITTPGDPGGTIREGRAVAPAPTELPTSIPALENTKEWSSETNSSSRASPAQTPLGSDISSSTISSPESNISPRSDISSESDVFPELTFSPKNITYSEQDITDYDTISLKNDTSSSSDNSWESDVPHSQALGDAAGHLAVPHEVSLKEALSLLDCDPGGTGEAAPLCDIDSLSLPEDLLMLDYSMEELLEGARILEEFLYGTEGDIPSSSSAVPNSQALRDAAGYLESDVPRSPSAVPNSQALGDTAGHLAVPQEVPVNDFGVEVTRKAVVVLEDIFSRTKSQESCGDTGRELPPAQPTMAEKQGTKQGMKRGTKRWTNSPSLPPRKQGGI, encoded by the exons atggctcctgtctctcttccaggcgcagccaccctgttcccactgcccgggcagcagcagccattccctgcagcctgggcacccccagtgcgggcggccccacaggccccaccaccag ggctgcacagggccccatgcggcttCAACATCAACTGGACCGTCACCAACGTGCCTGCgccggccaccgccaccctcGGCCACGACGCTGCTGCTCCGtcaggcgctgccctgtggggccccgggggctgggggaccctcccggcctgggcagcccctggcaccccccagggacaaccaaCACCGCCCCAACTGACACAGCACCCAGcatacggccaccagggcacagcggtgcccgcagcccccccgctgctGTTCAACTCCATCCCTGGACGCCAGCACCTCGAGGCCACCTCCACGGGGGCACCCCCTGCCAGCTGCGTCCCCACGGGCacctacttcccccccagccctgctgctgccccccacaacgAAGCTCCTGGCCacctggatgccaacattgaTGTCACCGAGGACAcgctcctccaagagcccctctggctattcttttcctccttggacacggtggaggtctcccaggaccccgacaccaccatcaccacacctggggaccccggtggcaccatcagagaggggagagcagtggccccagcacccactgagttgccaacatccatccctgccttggagaacaccaaggaatggtcctcagagaccaacagctccagcagggcctcccccgcgcagacacccctgggcagcgacatctcctcgagcaccatcagctccccagagagcaacatctctcccaggagcgacatctcctccgagagcgacgtcttcccagagctcaccttctccccgaagaacatcacctactcagagcaggacatcacaGACTACGACACCATCTCCCTAAAGAatgacacctcctcgagcagcgacaactcctgggagagcgacgtcccccacagccaagccctcggggatgcggccggccaccttgccgtgccccatgaggtgtccctcaaggaggccctgagcctcttggactgtgaccccggtggcaccggcgaagccgcccccctctgcgacatcgactccctctcgctgcccgaggacCTGCTAATGCTGGattacagcatggaggagctcctggagggtgcccgcatcctAGAAGAATTCCTCTACGGGACAGAGGGCGacatccccagcagctcctctgctgtccccaacagccaagcacTCAGGGACGCGGCCGGCTACCTTGAGAGcgatgtccccaggagcccctctgctgtccccaacagccaagccctcggggacacagccggccaccttgcagtgccccaggaggtgcctgtcAACGACTTTGGTGTGGAGGTGACCCGGAAGGCCGTCGTCGTCCTGGAAGACATCTTCTCCAGGAcgaagtcccaggagtcgtgcggggacacggggagggagctgccgccagcccagcccaccatgGCTGAGAAGCAGGGGACAAAGCAGGGGatgaagcgggggacgaagcgcTGGACGAACTCTCcatcgctgccacccaggaagc AGGGGGgcatttga